One Mycolicibacterium crocinum DNA window includes the following coding sequences:
- the dacB gene encoding D-alanyl-D-alanine carboxypeptidase/D-alanyl-D-alanine endopeptidase, giving the protein MSPTRGWRWAHVVLAVAVIVLVAAVVAIAAVLTHGTDTSSAQAPPGHALVTANPGVVPVSDSAPVPTAAGLTAALAMPVADPNLGNVTGRVTDAKTGDQLWEHRADVPLLPASTNKTLTTGAALLALNRDERVTTTVVAADQTRQPGVVVLVGGGDPILSAAPAGQETWYRGAARISDLAAQVRKSGITATAVQVDDSLYSGPDFAPGWDPADIDGGDIAPMQSVMIDAGRIQPTTVDSARSRTPALDAGRALATALGVDPAKVTMAPGPPTGRQLASVQGAPLIERLRQMMNASDNVMAESIAREVAKATGRPMSFAGAVDAITNKLSAAGVDMTGAALFDSSGLSTLDRLTAKTLDEVVQAAAGPDQPAMRPLLDVLPVAGGSGTLSDRFLGGDPKVSSAGWLRAKTGSLTAVNSLAGVVTDASGRVLTFAFISNDAGPMGRVALDALAGVLRTCGCGS; this is encoded by the coding sequence ATGAGCCCGACTCGCGGGTGGCGCTGGGCCCACGTGGTGCTCGCCGTGGCGGTGATCGTGCTGGTCGCCGCCGTCGTGGCGATAGCCGCCGTCCTGACCCACGGCACTGACACCAGCAGCGCGCAGGCACCGCCCGGACATGCGCTGGTCACCGCCAACCCCGGCGTTGTCCCGGTGTCGGACTCCGCGCCGGTGCCCACCGCAGCCGGCCTGACTGCCGCGCTGGCGATGCCCGTCGCCGATCCCAACCTCGGCAACGTCACCGGTCGCGTCACCGACGCCAAGACCGGCGACCAGCTCTGGGAGCACCGCGCCGATGTACCGCTACTGCCGGCGTCGACCAACAAGACCCTCACGACCGGCGCCGCGCTGCTGGCACTGAACCGCGACGAGCGGGTCACCACGACCGTCGTCGCGGCCGACCAGACCCGCCAGCCCGGCGTCGTGGTGCTCGTCGGCGGGGGCGACCCGATTCTGTCGGCCGCCCCGGCCGGTCAGGAGACCTGGTATCGCGGCGCGGCCCGGATCAGTGACCTCGCCGCCCAGGTGCGCAAGAGCGGGATCACCGCGACCGCGGTCCAGGTGGATGACTCCCTGTACAGCGGACCGGATTTCGCGCCGGGCTGGGATCCCGCCGACATCGACGGCGGCGACATCGCGCCCATGCAGTCGGTGATGATCGACGCCGGCCGCATCCAGCCGACCACGGTCGACTCGGCGCGGTCCCGGACCCCGGCCCTGGACGCCGGGCGGGCCCTGGCCACCGCGCTGGGCGTCGACCCGGCGAAGGTCACGATGGCGCCCGGCCCGCCGACCGGCAGGCAGCTGGCCTCGGTGCAGGGCGCGCCACTGATCGAGCGGCTCCGGCAGATGATGAACGCATCCGACAACGTGATGGCCGAGTCGATCGCCCGCGAGGTGGCCAAGGCGACCGGTCGCCCGATGAGCTTCGCCGGGGCGGTCGACGCGATCACGAACAAGCTGTCCGCCGCGGGCGTGGACATGACCGGCGCCGCGCTGTTCGACTCCAGCGGTCTTTCAACTCTGGACCGGCTGACCGCCAAGACCCTCGACGAGGTGGTCCAGGCCGCGGCCGGACCGGACCAGCCGGCCATGCGCCCGCTGCTCGACGTCCTGCCGGTCGCCGGCGGCAGCGGCACGCTCTCGGATCGCTTCCTCGGCGGCGACCCCAAGGTGTCGTCGGCCGGCTGGCTGCGCGCCAAGACCGGGTCGCTCACCGCGGTCAACTCGCTGGCCGGGGTGGTCACCGACGCCAGTGGTCGGGTGCTGACGTTCGCCTTCATCTCCAACGACGCCGGGCCGATGGGCCGGGTGGCCCTCGACGCGCTGGCCGGCGTCCTGCGCACCTGCGGCTGCGGCTCATGA
- a CDS encoding inorganic diphosphatase, which produces MEFDVTIEIPKGQRNKYEVDHETGRVRLDRYLYTPMAYPADYGFIEDTLGEDGDPLDALVLLPLSVFPGVLIEVRPVGMFKMVDEAGGDDKVLCVPAGDKRWDHIQDIGDVPKDELDSIQHFFTHYKDLEPGKFVKGSDWVGRAEAEAEVERSRERFAKADH; this is translated from the coding sequence GTGGAGTTCGACGTCACCATCGAGATCCCCAAGGGTCAGCGCAACAAATACGAGGTCGACCACGAAACCGGACGCGTACGCCTAGACCGCTACCTCTACACCCCGATGGCCTACCCCGCTGACTACGGCTTCATCGAGGACACCCTCGGTGAGGACGGCGACCCGCTGGACGCGCTGGTGCTGCTGCCGCTGTCGGTGTTCCCCGGTGTGTTGATCGAGGTGCGCCCGGTCGGCATGTTCAAGATGGTCGACGAGGCCGGCGGTGACGACAAGGTGCTGTGCGTGCCTGCCGGCGACAAGCGCTGGGATCACATCCAGGACATCGGCGACGTCCCGAAGGACGAACTCGATTCGATCCAGCACTTCTTCACCCACTACAAGGACCTCGAGCCGGGCAAGTTCGTCAAGGGCTCCGACTGGGTCGGCCGTGCCGAGGCCGAGGCCGAGGTCGAGCGCTCCCGCGAGCGCTTCGCCAAAGCAGATCACTGA
- a CDS encoding 2-oxo-4-hydroxy-4-carboxy-5-ureidoimidazoline decarboxylase, which translates to MLLHQGIGLDAFNELPDSKAVHALYECCNSVTLARDLTRGRPYTDRTELFRRADDLLFSLSESSIDDILQAYPHVGRRPGSTKSQAEQCSVWDSSPEVMAELTTAVNEYTEHFGFGFVMHVGGLDREACARSVIAAVRDRMHHDPETERKVVCNELARINRSRLERMLGPEGGYDNWG; encoded by the coding sequence GTGTTGTTGCATCAGGGCATCGGTCTCGACGCCTTCAATGAGCTGCCGGACAGCAAGGCCGTCCACGCGCTCTACGAGTGCTGCAACAGCGTCACTCTGGCGCGCGACCTGACCCGCGGCCGCCCGTACACCGACCGCACGGAGCTGTTCCGCCGAGCCGACGACCTCCTTTTTTCGCTCTCGGAGTCGTCGATCGACGACATCCTGCAGGCCTACCCGCACGTCGGCCGGCGCCCCGGCAGCACCAAGTCGCAGGCCGAGCAGTGTTCGGTGTGGGACTCCTCGCCCGAGGTGATGGCCGAACTCACGACCGCGGTCAACGAGTACACCGAGCACTTCGGTTTCGGCTTCGTCATGCACGTCGGCGGACTGGACCGCGAGGCGTGCGCCCGCTCGGTCATCGCCGCGGTGCGCGACCGGATGCACCACGACCCCGAAACCGAACGCAAGGTCGTGTGCAACGAGCTCGCCCGCATCAATCGCAGTCGACTCGAGCGGATGCTCGGTCCCGAGGGGGGCTACGACAACTGGGGCTAG
- a CDS encoding alpha/beta hydrolase gives MALSLDPELLTLLQPLMDAAAELDPPAIGDVAGRRERAIPLFQTLAASRDPVDGVEMSRHTLPTGDGAELDLAWYFPTSGLSGSAVLYLHGGGMIYSLAETAPAYDSAVRAYVANSGVPMLLVDYRVAPEHPNPTPIEDCYAALRWLSDNADSLGVNPARIAVAGDSAGGGLAAGVSLLARDRGGPALAAQLLIYPMLDDRTTTPDPELPAELLTWNYNDNITGWGALLGDGEPSVYAAPARAEDLSGLPPTYLDVGDLDIFRDENIAYAARLSAAGVPTELHVHPGCPHAWEALAPTAAVSKRVVADRIRRLRAI, from the coding sequence GTGGCCCTGTCGTTGGATCCAGAACTGCTCACCCTGCTGCAACCGTTGATGGACGCGGCCGCCGAGTTGGACCCGCCCGCAATCGGGGATGTGGCCGGCCGCCGGGAACGTGCCATTCCGTTGTTCCAGACGCTCGCCGCGTCCCGAGACCCGGTGGACGGCGTCGAGATGTCGCGGCACACGCTGCCCACCGGCGACGGCGCGGAACTGGATCTGGCGTGGTACTTCCCCACCTCGGGACTGTCCGGCAGCGCCGTCCTCTATCTGCACGGCGGCGGCATGATCTACAGCCTGGCCGAAACCGCTCCTGCCTATGACTCCGCGGTGCGTGCCTACGTCGCGAACTCTGGCGTCCCGATGCTGCTGGTGGATTACCGTGTGGCGCCGGAACATCCGAACCCGACACCTATCGAGGACTGTTATGCGGCGCTGCGCTGGCTGTCCGACAACGCCGACAGCCTGGGCGTGAACCCGGCCAGGATCGCGGTCGCCGGCGACAGCGCCGGTGGTGGCCTGGCCGCCGGGGTCAGCCTGCTCGCCCGCGACCGCGGCGGTCCGGCGCTGGCCGCGCAGCTGCTGATCTATCCGATGCTCGACGACCGCACCACCACCCCTGATCCGGAGCTGCCCGCCGAGCTGCTGACGTGGAACTACAACGACAACATCACCGGCTGGGGCGCGCTGCTCGGCGACGGTGAGCCGTCGGTGTATGCCGCGCCGGCCCGCGCCGAGGATTTGAGCGGACTGCCGCCGACCTACCTCGACGTCGGGGACCTGGACATCTTCCGCGACGAGAACATCGCTTATGCCGCACGGCTTTCCGCGGCGGGTGTGCCCACCGAGCTACACGTACACCCCGGCTGTCCGCACGCCTGGGAAGCGTTGGCACCTACCGCGGCGGTGTCGAAACGCGTGGTGGCCGACCGGATCCGCAGGTTGCGGGCGATCTAG
- a CDS encoding alpha/beta fold hydrolase: MHTVELNSGTIHYETAGPSTGRPLVFIHGYAMGGSLWRPLSARLARHGLRCIVPTWPLGAHQQAMRPSADMTMRGVAAMVAEFFEKAELDDVVLVGNDTGGAVAQVVATEFPDRLGALVLTSCDAFEHFPPPILAPFITAAKVPPLWRIAVQGMRSRTVRRRAYGALAHTNLDALTAEWTRKAVRDRAIAENLRRFTGSLTRQTTLEAAAKLPQFTKPALIAWSADDAFFPQEDGRRLAAALPDSRLEVIAGARTFSMLDQPDALAGLIAEFATTASTVGG, translated from the coding sequence ATGCACACCGTAGAGCTCAACAGCGGAACCATCCATTACGAAACGGCTGGACCGTCTACCGGCAGGCCGCTGGTCTTCATTCACGGCTACGCGATGGGTGGGTCGCTGTGGCGCCCGCTGAGCGCCCGGCTGGCCCGGCACGGCCTGCGGTGCATCGTGCCGACCTGGCCGCTCGGCGCCCACCAGCAGGCGATGCGACCGTCGGCGGACATGACTATGCGCGGAGTCGCCGCGATGGTCGCCGAGTTCTTCGAGAAGGCCGAGCTCGACGACGTCGTCCTCGTCGGCAATGACACCGGGGGAGCCGTCGCCCAGGTGGTGGCGACCGAATTCCCCGACCGGCTCGGCGCGCTGGTGCTCACCAGTTGCGATGCGTTCGAACACTTTCCGCCGCCGATCCTGGCACCGTTCATCACCGCGGCCAAGGTGCCGCCGCTGTGGCGGATCGCCGTGCAGGGCATGCGGTCTCGCACCGTTCGGCGGCGCGCCTACGGTGCGCTGGCCCACACCAACCTCGACGCGCTGACCGCGGAATGGACTCGCAAGGCCGTTCGCGACCGCGCGATCGCCGAGAACCTGCGCCGCTTCACCGGATCGCTCACGCGGCAAACGACTCTCGAGGCCGCCGCCAAGCTGCCGCAGTTCACCAAGCCCGCGCTGATCGCCTGGTCGGCCGATGACGCGTTCTTCCCGCAGGAGGATGGCCGAAGGCTCGCCGCGGCGCTACCCGACTCCCGACTGGAGGTCATCGCGGGGGCGCGTACCTTTTCCATGCTCGACCAACCCGATGCGCTGGCCGGTCTGATCGCCGAATTCGCCACCACCGCAAGCACGGTCGGCGGCTAG
- a CDS encoding TetR/AcrR family transcriptional regulator: MTTRRTQAQRSAATQDALRAAARELWGERGYADVGTPEIAQRAGVTRGAMYHQYADKSALFLDVVESVESDVMNRLAAAVLAEQPPTPAATLHAAVDAWLDISSEREIRQLILLDAPNVLGWNGFRDIAERYSLGMTEQLLQAAMDSGELATQPVRPLAHILIGALDAAALTIAHSEDPERTGTEVRNALHGIVKGMLASRP; this comes from the coding sequence ATGACCACCAGACGCACCCAAGCGCAGCGCTCCGCGGCAACACAGGACGCGCTGCGCGCCGCCGCGCGCGAGCTATGGGGTGAACGCGGTTATGCCGACGTCGGGACACCGGAGATCGCGCAGCGCGCCGGCGTCACCAGGGGCGCGATGTATCACCAGTACGCCGACAAGTCGGCGCTGTTCCTCGACGTCGTCGAGTCCGTCGAGTCCGACGTGATGAACCGTCTGGCCGCCGCGGTCCTCGCCGAGCAGCCGCCGACCCCTGCGGCCACCCTGCACGCGGCGGTGGATGCCTGGCTCGACATCAGCTCCGAGCGGGAGATCCGCCAGCTGATCCTGCTTGACGCGCCGAATGTGTTGGGCTGGAACGGTTTCCGTGATATCGCCGAGCGCTACAGCCTGGGCATGACCGAGCAGCTGCTCCAAGCTGCGATGGACTCCGGTGAGCTCGCGACACAGCCCGTCCGTCCGCTGGCGCATATCCTCATCGGCGCGCTCGACGCCGCGGCGCTGACGATCGCGCACTCCGAGGATCCCGAGCGCACCGGGACCGAAGTGCGCAACGCGTTGCACGGAATCGTCAAGGGCATGCTGGCCAGTCGGCCGTGA
- the puuE gene encoding allantoinase PuuE: MSYPRDMVGYGRTPPHPKWPGDAKIAIQFVLNYEEGAENSVLDGDDASETFLSEMTPAEAFPDRHMSMESLYEYGSRAGLWRLLRLFERRNIPLTIFAVAVAMQRNPEAVAAFGELGHEIACHGLRWTSYQRIPRDTERAHMAQAVQILRDLTGSAPLGWYTGRDSPHTRELVVEHGGFVYDSDSYADDLPYWVRVHGRSHLVVPYTLDTNDMRFASAAGFSNGEEFFAHLRDAFDVLYAEGSAGSPKMLSVGLHCRLAGRPARTAALERFCDHVQSHDGVWIARRIEIAQHWRTVHPAE, from the coding sequence ATGAGCTATCCGCGCGACATGGTGGGTTACGGCCGAACGCCGCCGCACCCCAAGTGGCCCGGCGATGCGAAAATCGCCATTCAATTCGTGCTCAATTACGAAGAGGGCGCGGAGAACTCCGTCTTGGACGGCGACGACGCCTCGGAGACTTTTCTGTCCGAGATGACACCCGCAGAGGCATTTCCCGACCGGCACATGAGCATGGAGTCGCTCTACGAATACGGCTCGCGTGCCGGATTGTGGCGCCTCCTTCGCCTCTTCGAGCGTCGCAACATCCCGTTGACGATCTTCGCGGTCGCCGTGGCCATGCAGCGAAACCCGGAGGCAGTGGCCGCTTTCGGCGAGCTCGGTCACGAGATCGCCTGCCATGGTCTGCGGTGGACGTCCTATCAACGCATCCCACGCGACACCGAGCGCGCCCATATGGCGCAGGCTGTGCAGATCCTGCGCGACCTCACCGGTTCGGCGCCGCTCGGTTGGTACACCGGCCGCGACTCACCGCACACCCGTGAACTCGTCGTCGAGCACGGCGGATTCGTCTACGATTCCGACTCCTACGCCGACGACCTGCCGTACTGGGTGCGAGTTCACGGCCGCAGCCACCTTGTCGTGCCGTACACGCTCGACACGAACGACATGCGGTTCGCCTCGGCGGCAGGGTTTTCCAACGGCGAGGAGTTCTTCGCGCACCTTCGCGACGCGTTCGACGTGCTCTATGCGGAGGGCAGTGCAGGCAGCCCGAAAATGCTCTCGGTCGGACTCCACTGCCGGCTGGCCGGCCGCCCGGCCCGCACCGCGGCACTCGAACGGTTCTGCGACCACGTCCAGTCCCACGACGGAGTCTGGATCGCCCGGCGCATCGAGATCGCGCAGCACTGGCGCACCGTTCACCCCGCCGAATAG
- a CDS encoding aspartate/glutamate racemase family protein — protein MTRIWVINPNTTRAMTDTIAACAAAVAGPGVIVTGITSEIGPASIESHYDEALSVPGVLRAVAQGEREGVDGYVIACFGDPGLDAAREVATGPVIGIAEAAMQAASHLGTGFSIVTTLSRTIGQSAHLAERYGMQRFCRGIHACDMPVLDLDSDPNARKVVTEACREAVEIDGSDAVVLGCAGMADMCDEISRELGVPVVDGVSAATLTVQSLVTMGLRTSKRGDYATPPVKHYSAG, from the coding sequence GTGACGCGGATCTGGGTGATCAACCCGAACACCACCCGGGCCATGACCGACACCATCGCCGCCTGTGCGGCGGCGGTAGCCGGTCCGGGCGTGATCGTCACGGGGATCACGTCCGAGATCGGTCCTGCGTCGATCGAAAGTCATTACGATGAAGCACTTTCCGTGCCCGGTGTGCTGCGTGCGGTGGCCCAGGGGGAGCGGGAAGGTGTCGACGGCTATGTGATCGCCTGCTTCGGTGATCCCGGACTCGACGCCGCACGCGAGGTGGCAACCGGACCGGTCATCGGAATCGCGGAGGCCGCGATGCAGGCGGCAAGTCACCTGGGCACCGGTTTCAGCATCGTCACGACGCTGTCGCGGACCATCGGCCAGTCGGCGCACCTCGCCGAACGCTATGGCATGCAACGATTCTGTCGCGGTATCCACGCGTGTGACATGCCGGTACTTGACCTGGACAGCGACCCGAATGCGCGCAAGGTCGTCACCGAAGCATGTCGCGAGGCGGTCGAAATCGACGGATCCGATGCGGTGGTGCTGGGATGCGCGGGGATGGCCGATATGTGCGATGAGATTTCCAGAGAGTTGGGTGTGCCCGTCGTGGATGGGGTCAGTGCCGCCACGCTGACCGTGCAGTCGTTGGTCACCATGGGTTTGCGTACGTCGAAACGAGGGGACTACGCAACCCCGCCGGTGAAGCACTATTCGGCGGGGTGA
- a CDS encoding NCS1 family nucleobase:cation symporter-1, which produces MTDIDTPQSAKVLPPGAVIGAGDIVEAAGHPIGGGLIKPGYDPRLTNEDLAPLRKQSWSSYNIFAFWMSDVHSVGGYVTAGSLFALGLASWQVLVALLIGIVIVNVFCNLVAKPSQSTGVPYPVICRSVFGVLGANIPAIIRGLIAVAWYGIQTYLASAALDVVLLKLFPGLAQYADVNQNGFLGLPFLGWGSFLLLWVLQACVFWRGMESIRKFIDFCGPAVYVVMFLLCGYLIYKAGWGAIDLNLGDVKYTGFDSVPVMLGAIALVVSYFSGPMLNFGDFARYGKSFDAVKRGNFLGLPVNFLVFSILVVVTASLTVPVFGELITDPVATVAKIDSTFAIVLGALTFTIATIGINIVANFISPAFDFSNVSPQRISWRAGGMIAAVGSVLITPWNLYNNPEVIHYTLEVLGAFIGPLFGVLIGHYYLIHKQKVVVDDLFTLAEDGTYWYKKGYNPAAVIATAIAAVVAVIPVLAGDVPGMHTAAQYSWFIGCGLGLAIYYVLATRSKLAVAPLP; this is translated from the coding sequence ATGACCGACATCGACACACCGCAGAGTGCGAAAGTGCTTCCGCCCGGCGCCGTCATCGGTGCGGGTGACATCGTCGAGGCCGCCGGTCACCCGATCGGCGGCGGACTGATCAAGCCGGGCTACGACCCGCGACTGACCAATGAAGACCTGGCTCCCTTGCGTAAGCAGAGCTGGAGTTCCTACAACATCTTTGCGTTCTGGATGTCCGACGTACACAGCGTCGGCGGCTATGTCACGGCGGGCAGCCTGTTCGCACTAGGCCTGGCCAGCTGGCAGGTGCTCGTCGCACTGTTGATCGGCATCGTGATCGTCAACGTCTTCTGCAACCTGGTCGCCAAACCCAGCCAATCGACAGGTGTGCCGTATCCGGTGATCTGCCGCAGCGTCTTTGGTGTACTCGGCGCGAACATTCCCGCCATCATCCGCGGCCTGATCGCGGTGGCCTGGTACGGGATTCAGACCTACCTGGCCTCGGCCGCGCTGGATGTCGTGCTACTCAAGCTCTTTCCGGGTCTCGCGCAGTACGCCGACGTCAACCAGAACGGATTCCTCGGACTGCCGTTCCTGGGCTGGGGCAGCTTCCTCCTGCTGTGGGTATTGCAGGCCTGCGTCTTCTGGCGCGGTATGGAGTCCATCCGCAAGTTCATCGACTTCTGCGGGCCCGCGGTCTACGTGGTGATGTTCCTGCTGTGCGGTTACCTCATCTACAAGGCAGGTTGGGGCGCCATCGATCTGAACCTCGGTGACGTCAAGTACACCGGATTCGATTCCGTTCCCGTCATGCTCGGGGCGATCGCTCTGGTGGTTTCGTACTTCTCCGGCCCGATGCTGAACTTCGGCGACTTCGCGCGCTACGGTAAGTCCTTCGACGCGGTGAAGCGCGGCAACTTTCTCGGCCTGCCGGTGAACTTCTTGGTCTTCTCGATCCTGGTGGTTGTTACCGCCTCGCTGACGGTGCCGGTGTTCGGTGAGCTGATCACCGATCCGGTGGCAACCGTCGCCAAGATCGACTCGACATTCGCAATAGTCCTGGGCGCCTTGACCTTCACCATTGCCACGATCGGCATCAACATCGTCGCCAACTTCATCTCACCCGCGTTCGATTTCTCCAACGTCAGCCCGCAGCGGATAAGCTGGCGCGCGGGCGGCATGATCGCCGCGGTCGGGTCGGTGTTGATCACGCCGTGGAACCTCTACAACAATCCGGAGGTCATCCACTACACGCTGGAGGTCCTGGGTGCGTTCATCGGCCCGCTGTTCGGTGTGCTGATCGGTCACTACTACCTGATCCACAAGCAGAAGGTGGTTGTCGACGATCTGTTCACCCTCGCTGAGGACGGAACCTATTGGTACAAGAAGGGTTATAACCCCGCCGCGGTCATCGCCACCGCGATTGCGGCTGTGGTCGCGGTGATCCCGGTGCTCGCCGGCGATGTGCCCGGTATGCACACCGCCGCGCAGTACAGCTGGTTCATCGGTTGCGGATTGGGGTTGGCGATCTACTACGTCCTCGCGACGCGCAGCAAGCTGGCCGTCGCTCCGCTTCCGTGA
- a CDS encoding STAS/SEC14 domain-containing protein, translated as MIEVLSDMPEGVTGIRVSGKVSGDDLKAFKPAMDDLMKPGGDIRIVEVIDSDYEGFGRGGLVEDLKLGLGTLFSRHSAFKRVAVVSDKEWVVHTIHLVGWLMPGEVQVFGLDELGQAKQWAAG; from the coding sequence ATGATCGAAGTACTTTCCGACATGCCGGAGGGTGTGACGGGGATTCGGGTGTCCGGCAAGGTGAGCGGTGACGATCTGAAGGCGTTCAAGCCTGCGATGGACGACCTGATGAAGCCGGGCGGGGACATCAGGATCGTCGAGGTCATCGACTCCGACTATGAGGGTTTCGGCCGCGGCGGGCTGGTCGAAGATCTCAAACTCGGCCTGGGCACCCTGTTCTCCCGGCACTCCGCGTTCAAGCGCGTCGCGGTCGTCAGTGACAAGGAGTGGGTGGTTCACACCATCCACCTGGTGGGCTGGCTCATGCCTGGTGAGGTCCAGGTGTTCGGGCTCGACGAACTCGGCCAGGCCAAGCAGTGGGCGGCCGGCTAG
- a CDS encoding TerC family protein codes for MNVTPLEWFITIGVTVAVLLFDVIFVARRPHEPTMRECGIYLSIYIGLAIAFGLWVWNFHGGQFGLEFYAGWLTEYSLSVDNLFIFIIIMASFKVPKIYQQEALLIGIVLALIFRGIFIALGAVAIQQFSWIFYIFGAFLLYTAIRLARDTEHDDDAENTVVRLARKYVPSTDKWDGLKLYVKEGGKRLMTPMFLVIVALGTTDLLFALDSIPAIYGLTREPYIVFTANLFALMGLRQLYFLLGDLLNRLVYLSQGLAFILFFIGVKLVLHALHENELPFINGGEHVPVPEIPTLLSLAVIVLTLFLTMVASLVKTRVVDKR; via the coding sequence ATGAATGTGACGCCGCTCGAATGGTTCATCACCATCGGTGTGACCGTCGCGGTGCTGCTGTTCGATGTGATCTTCGTGGCGCGGCGCCCACACGAACCCACGATGCGCGAGTGCGGCATCTATCTGTCGATCTACATCGGCCTGGCCATCGCGTTCGGCCTGTGGGTGTGGAACTTCCACGGCGGGCAGTTCGGGCTGGAGTTCTATGCCGGCTGGCTCACCGAATACAGCCTGTCGGTGGACAACCTGTTCATCTTCATCATCATCATGGCCAGCTTCAAGGTGCCGAAGATCTATCAGCAAGAGGCACTTCTGATCGGCATCGTGCTGGCGTTGATCTTCCGCGGCATCTTCATCGCGCTGGGTGCCGTTGCCATTCAGCAGTTCTCGTGGATCTTCTACATCTTCGGGGCGTTCCTGCTGTACACCGCGATCCGGCTGGCCCGTGACACCGAGCACGACGACGACGCCGAGAACACCGTGGTGCGGCTGGCCCGCAAGTATGTGCCGAGCACCGATAAGTGGGACGGCCTGAAGCTGTACGTCAAGGAGGGCGGCAAGCGCCTGATGACGCCGATGTTTCTGGTCATCGTCGCGCTGGGCACCACCGACCTGCTGTTCGCGCTGGACTCCATCCCCGCGATCTACGGGCTGACCCGCGAGCCCTACATCGTGTTCACCGCAAACCTGTTCGCGCTGATGGGTTTGCGCCAGTTGTACTTCCTGCTCGGCGATCTGCTCAACCGCCTGGTGTACCTGTCGCAGGGCTTGGCGTTCATCCTGTTCTTCATCGGGGTCAAGCTGGTGCTGCACGCGTTGCACGAGAACGAGTTGCCGTTCATCAACGGCGGTGAGCACGTCCCGGTCCCGGAGATCCCGACGCTGCTGAGCCTGGCCGTGATCGTGCTGACGCTGTTCCTGACGATGGTCGCCAGCCTGGTCAAGACCCGGGTTGTCGACAAACGCTGA